CGAGAGGCACGGCGCGCGGCCGCCCGATAAAACCAAAAACAGCCCGTGGCGGTCAGACACGCTGCGGATGCCGCCGCCAGCACGCCCGCCGGCGACCACCGGTCGTACATGGCTCCGCCACCGACGGGTCCCAACATGCGCCCGGCCGAAACCGACCCGCCCAGGATTCCCTGGTACAACCCCTGCCTTCCGGCCGGCGCCACCCGGGCCACGGCAGCGGGCAGCGCAGGGAAGAGCAGCATCTCGCCCAGTGTCAGCACCGCCATGCCCAACACGAACCCCTCGTAGCGAGGGTGCCGCCAGACCAGCACGAAGGCCAGGGTGAACAGCAACGCGCCGCCCACCATCTGCCCGGTGAGGCCCGGGATCCAGCGCCGCACCACCGCCGTGAGCAGCGGCTGCCCGGCCACGATGAGCAGGCCGTTGAGCGTCCACAGGATGCTGTAAGAGGCCAGCGGGTAACCCAGCTTCCGCATGTAGACCGAGATGACGGCCTGCCACTGGCTGTAAGCCATCCAGACGAGAGCCACCCCGAGCATGACCAGGGCTACCGCCACGATGGCCGGCAGAGCGGCAGCCTGTCGGGCCGGCGGAGCAGCCAGCCCTGCCCCGGGGGGCCCCTCTGTGCCCTCTGCCAGCGGGGTTCTGGCCGGCTGCTGCCCGGCGGCTTCCGGCACACTTGCCGCGCCGCCGTCCCCGGGCTGCGGCGGAGGCTCGACGCGGGCCGGCAGTCGGCGCCAGACCATGACGCCGTAAATAAGCGCTGCGGCTGCATTGCTCAAGAAGGAGAGGCTGAACGACACCTGCGCGACCAGGCCACCGAACGCCGTGCCAAGCGCCACCCCGGCGTTGCGCGCCACGTACAGGAAGTTGAAGCCCCGCCGCCCTCCCTGCGGCCACGCCCTGGCGACCAGGGCGTTCGTGGCGGGATCCATGACGCCCCAGGCAAAACCGCTGAGGATCATGGCCGCTACGTACACGGGCCAGACCCGCACGAAGGCGATGGCGGTCATCATGGCAGCCACCGTGAACAGCCCGGCCAGTATGACCCTGCGGGCACCCACTCGGTCGA
The Bacillota bacterium DNA segment above includes these coding regions:
- a CDS encoding MFS transporter produces the protein MPPPIQRPLKQLSVRRPGTSAGAAASMVSGPPVSAGLTGRLTAALGMGRPEDVPGVLWLLALGGLIQTFGASFVWPINTVYIHFVLKAPLTVAGLVLMLNSGAALAGQLVGGAAFDRVGARRVILAGLFTVAAMMTAIAFVRVWPVYVAAMILSGFAWGVMDPATNALVARAWPQGGRRGFNFLYVARNAGVALGTAFGGLVAQVSFSLSFLSNAAAALIYGVMVWRRLPARVEPPPQPGDGGAASVPEAAGQQPARTPLAEGTEGPPGAGLAAPPARQAAALPAIVAVALVMLGVALVWMAYSQWQAVISVYMRKLGYPLASYSILWTLNGLLIVAGQPLLTAVVRRWIPGLTGQMVGGALLFTLAFVLVWRHPRYEGFVLGMAVLTLGEMLLFPALPAAVARVAPAGRQGLYQGILGGSVSAGRMLGPVGGGAMYDRWSPAGVLAAASAACLTATGCFWFYRAAARRASRAGKAM